Proteins from one Faecalibacterium sp. I3-3-33 genomic window:
- a CDS encoding NAD-dependent protein deacetylase, with protein MNFYDDLVMQTQMNYSRHYPIYASGSTPYQLTDKKPLPYSEQIHRLVQEVKEADCVVVGGASGLSAAGGGDFYYEDNDSYRKYFRPFAEKYHFKGAFAGMMHPWKTREEYWGYLATFLHTTQTAPVRHSYLDLDALLKGKDFFILTTNQDTQFVKLYPEEKVAEIQGDHRFFQCAACCTDDTWDAVKPVADMVAAMGDDTKIPTNLIPRCPHCGGEAFPWVRGYGNFLQGKKYEEQYEKISRYVLEHKNSKILFLELGVGRMTPMFIQEPFWNMTLSFPHARYIAVNNKYDFLPKQLEDKGMTIVADIAQVLRDARNTMESGDNDR; from the coding sequence ATGAACTTCTATGATGATCTGGTCATGCAGACCCAGATGAATTATTCCAGGCACTATCCTATCTATGCTTCCGGCAGTACGCCTTATCAGCTGACTGACAAAAAGCCGCTGCCGTATAGCGAACAGATCCATCGTTTGGTACAGGAGGTAAAGGAAGCTGACTGTGTGGTAGTGGGCGGGGCCTCCGGCCTGTCCGCTGCCGGTGGCGGAGATTTTTACTACGAGGACAACGACTCCTACCGTAAATACTTCCGACCTTTTGCCGAGAAGTACCACTTCAAAGGTGCTTTTGCAGGGATGATGCACCCCTGGAAGACAAGGGAAGAGTATTGGGGGTATCTTGCCACCTTCCTTCACACCACCCAGACCGCACCTGTGCGTCATTCCTATTTGGATTTAGACGCTTTGCTGAAAGGTAAGGACTTCTTCATCCTCACCACCAACCAGGATACCCAGTTTGTCAAACTCTACCCGGAGGAGAAGGTGGCAGAGATTCAGGGGGATCACCGCTTCTTCCAGTGTGCCGCCTGTTGTACCGATGACACTTGGGATGCGGTAAAGCCGGTGGCTGATATGGTAGCCGCTATGGGGGATGACACGAAGATTCCTACGAATCTCATTCCCCGGTGCCCCCACTGTGGCGGTGAGGCATTCCCCTGGGTGCGAGGATATGGGAATTTTCTGCAAGGAAAGAAATATGAAGAACAGTACGAAAAAATTTCTCGCTACGTACTGGAACACAAAAACAGCAAAATTCTGTTCCTGGAGCTGGGCGTGGGCCGAATGACTCCCATGTTTATCCAAGAGCCTTTCTGGAACATGACCCTCAGCTTTCCCCATGCTCGATATATTGCTGTCAACAACAAGTATGACTTCCTGCCCAAGCAGTTGGAGGACAAGGGCATGACCATTGTGGCCGACATTGCTCAAGTGCTGCGGGATGCACGGAACACCATGGAAAGCGGAGATAACGATCGATGA
- a CDS encoding NAD-dependent protein deacetylase, SIR2 family, with protein sequence MRVANQATLQELAERIDQADAVVIGGGSGLSSAAGYDHYHWSPALSEALAPFREQYGFTSPLAGFYHCFSSYGEQWGYYSQYIRFLWEAPTGQPYLDLQALIADKPAFVLTTNVDQQFFRVFPQEQICAFQGDFSYCQCSQPCRDDIWKNRELVKELTSRLNGVRLPEEVIPRCPDCGRVLVPWVRDDTFLEGTFWQDSLHRYHSFLRHWIMDQSDKKVLLLELGVGEMTPSIIKLPFWELTAKNENVFYACLNREASHSPEHLRGRSLYLQGDLAETLATLRQERSIAANIK encoded by the coding sequence ATGAGGGTTGCAAACCAAGCGACGCTTCAGGAACTTGCCGAGCGTATTGATCAAGCAGATGCTGTTGTGATCGGAGGCGGCTCCGGCCTGTCAAGCGCGGCTGGATACGACCACTACCATTGGTCCCCGGCACTTTCGGAGGCGTTGGCTCCCTTTCGCGAACAGTATGGCTTCACCTCCCCGCTGGCTGGATTCTACCATTGCTTTTCCAGCTATGGAGAGCAGTGGGGATATTACAGTCAATATATCCGCTTCCTGTGGGAAGCCCCTACTGGGCAGCCCTATCTGGACCTGCAAGCACTTATTGCGGACAAACCTGCTTTTGTTCTGACCACCAATGTGGATCAGCAGTTTTTTCGGGTATTTCCCCAGGAACAAATTTGCGCCTTTCAGGGAGACTTTAGCTACTGCCAATGCAGTCAGCCTTGCCGGGATGATATTTGGAAAAACCGCGAGCTGGTGAAGGAGCTGACCAGCCGCCTGAACGGTGTTCGCCTGCCGGAGGAAGTTATTCCTCGTTGCCCGGATTGCGGACGGGTGCTGGTGCCCTGGGTACGAGATGATACCTTCCTGGAGGGAACCTTCTGGCAGGATAGTCTGCACCGCTACCATAGCTTTCTGCGACACTGGATAATGGATCAGTCCGACAAAAAAGTCCTGCTGTTGGAACTTGGCGTGGGTGAGATGACACCCAGTATCATCAAACTACCCTTCTGGGAACTTACTGCCAAAAACGAAAACGTCTTTTATGCATGTCTTAATCGAGAGGCATCTCATAGTCCGGAGCATCTGCGGGGACGCAGCCTGTATCTGCAAGGAGATTTGGCGGAAACCCTAGCTACCCTCCGACAGGAGCGATCCATCGCGGCAAACATAAAATAG
- a CDS encoding NAD-dependent protein deacetylase, SIR2 family: MIDWNPIAEKFREADAILIGASNGLSITEGLHLFADNAAFDELFGDFKQKYGLHCILQGMMAGWPSEEEKWAFWTRLIHHYCGQYQPTPVMNDLKAIVGEKDYFVVTSNGEGHFELCGFDPTKIYEIEGNWFTMQCAHPCHDTLYSSLEVAEKLSAAEQGGHVPTELVPRCPKCGGPMDIHMGAGQRMIPDTAAQARFQNFLKTYHGKKLVVLELGIGWRNQLIKAPMMRLVASEPNATYVTLNLGEIYITDNIKEKSFGLDGRLDELLPALREACEA; encoded by the coding sequence ATGATTGATTGGAATCCTATTGCGGAAAAATTCAGAGAAGCGGACGCTATCCTGATCGGGGCCAGTAACGGACTGTCCATCACCGAGGGACTGCATTTGTTTGCGGACAATGCGGCCTTTGATGAATTGTTTGGAGATTTCAAACAAAAATACGGCTTACATTGTATTTTGCAGGGCATGATGGCCGGATGGCCCAGCGAGGAGGAAAAGTGGGCCTTCTGGACTCGGCTCATCCATCATTACTGCGGGCAGTACCAGCCTACGCCGGTGATGAACGATTTGAAGGCCATTGTGGGAGAGAAAGATTACTTTGTCGTCACATCAAACGGAGAAGGTCACTTTGAACTGTGTGGCTTCGATCCGACGAAAATCTATGAGATCGAGGGCAACTGGTTTACGATGCAGTGTGCCCATCCCTGCCACGACACCCTCTATTCAAGTTTAGAGGTGGCCGAAAAATTATCGGCTGCCGAACAGGGCGGCCATGTGCCTACAGAGTTGGTGCCGCGTTGTCCCAAGTGCGGCGGTCCCATGGACATCCACATGGGTGCGGGTCAGAGAATGATTCCGGATACCGCTGCCCAGGCACGGTTCCAAAACTTTCTGAAAACCTACCACGGAAAGAAACTGGTGGTTTTGGAGCTGGGCATTGGCTGGCGTAATCAACTGATCAAGGCCCCGATGATGCGCCTGGTGGCCAGCGAGCCAAACGCCACTTATGTGACCCTCAATCTTGGTGAGATCTACATTACGGACAATATCAAAGAGAAGTCCTTCGGACTGGACGGGCGGCTGGATGAGCTGCTGCCTGCTCTCCGGGAGGCGTGCGAGGCATAA
- a CDS encoding winged helix-turn-helix transcriptional regulator has protein sequence MTYEEFKEKVSSVILTDDGNCPVTPVVQMLQGKWKLQILYELCIKCPMRFGELKKVLKPITNTALTNALKELEADELVQRIQYNEMPLRVEYSFTEKGRDLLPVFYAISQWGMKYIP, from the coding sequence ATGACTTATGAAGAATTCAAAGAAAAGGTTAGCAGTGTCATTCTAACCGATGATGGAAACTGCCCGGTCACACCGGTGGTTCAAATGCTGCAGGGCAAATGGAAACTCCAAATTCTATATGAGCTGTGCATCAAGTGCCCCATGCGGTTTGGGGAACTGAAAAAAGTTCTCAAACCCATTACCAATACAGCCCTGACCAACGCCCTGAAGGAACTGGAAGCGGACGAATTGGTTCAGCGTATCCAATATAATGAAATGCCTCTGCGAGTGGAGTACTCCTTCACCGAGAAAGGGCGGGATCTGTTGCCGGTCTTTTACGCCATTTCCCAATGGGGAATGAAATATATACCATGA
- a CDS encoding flavin reductase family protein, with product MKELNIMEATVLTSPNPLTLICSKKEDGSTNLAPICFVSYLSFNPPMVGFATGKQSHTGKRVRETGKVIVTVPGESLTGAVMACGASTGAETDKVAANNIEMMAVEGSDIQIPADTRLAMVATLQQSVEVGDHILHICQVDKFLGDEDKKGLYAWNGFGKVAPAAEG from the coding sequence ATGAAAGAACTGAACATTATGGAGGCTACTGTTCTGACCTCCCCCAATCCGCTGACACTGATCTGCTCGAAAAAGGAGGATGGTTCTACGAACCTGGCTCCCATTTGCTTTGTGTCTTACCTCTCCTTCAATCCGCCTATGGTGGGCTTCGCCACTGGCAAACAGTCCCACACCGGCAAGCGTGTGCGTGAGACCGGCAAAGTCATTGTCACTGTTCCCGGTGAGAGTCTGACAGGCGCAGTAATGGCCTGCGGAGCATCTACCGGTGCCGAGACCGACAAGGTGGCCGCCAACAACATCGAGATGATGGCTGTGGAGGGCAGCGACATCCAGATTCCGGCGGACACCCGGCTGGCGATGGTGGCTACCTTGCAGCAGTCGGTGGAGGTAGGCGACCATATCCTGCACATCTGTCAGGTGGACAAGTTCCTGGGCGATGAGGACAAGAAGGGCCTGTATGCCTGGAACGGCTTCGGGAAAGTTGCACCTGCGGCAGAAGGCTAA
- a CDS encoding radical SAM mobile pair protein A, producing the protein MAVCIKDCIQNMNLVIGCTIGCSYCYARNNVRRFHMIDDFEKPEFFPNKLRLMEKKRPQNFLLTGISDFSHWKPEWREQIFAKMTENPQHQYLFLTKRPEDIVFSTTLENAWFGVTVTSSKEKNRIRTLRENIHGGHYHVTFEPMFDEVGMVDLTGIEWIVIGTETGHRKGKAVSKPEWVWSLTHQAHALGIPVFMKEDLLPIMGEAQMVQEFPPAFYRVLEEQKTWRK; encoded by the coding sequence GTGGCTGTTTGTATTAAAGACTGTATTCAGAACATGAATCTGGTGATCGGCTGTACGATCGGTTGCAGCTACTGCTATGCCAGAAACAATGTCCGCCGGTTTCACATGATTGATGACTTTGAAAAGCCGGAGTTTTTTCCCAATAAGCTGCGGCTGATGGAGAAAAAGCGCCCACAGAATTTTCTGCTCACCGGCATAAGCGATTTTTCCCACTGGAAGCCAGAATGGCGGGAACAGATATTTGCCAAGATGACTGAAAATCCGCAGCACCAATATCTGTTTTTGACCAAGCGACCGGAAGATATTGTGTTTTCCACTACCCTAGAGAATGCGTGGTTTGGTGTAACTGTTACCTCCAGTAAAGAGAAAAACCGTATCCGGACTTTGCGGGAGAATATCCATGGCGGACACTATCATGTGACCTTTGAACCTATGTTTGATGAGGTTGGCATGGTAGACCTTACCGGAATTGAGTGGATCGTCATTGGGACTGAGACCGGACATAGGAAGGGCAAAGCTGTATCGAAACCGGAATGGGTGTGGAGCCTGACACATCAGGCCCATGCGCTTGGCATCCCTGTATTTATGAAGGAAGATCTGCTTCCTATCATGGGAGAGGCACAGATGGTACAAGAATTTCCCCCGGCTTTTTACCGGGTATTGGAGGAACAGAAGACATGGCGGAAGTAA
- a CDS encoding radical SAM mobile pair protein B, with the protein MAEVKESSILIQDVETKNIMTKSSLPVGGYSVNPYVGCTHGCKYCYASFMKRFTGHTEPWGTFLDVKHWPAIKNPQKYKGQRVVIGSVTDGYLPQEAQFQNTRKLLEQLRGSEAEILICTKSDLVIRDIDLLKKLGKVTVSWSINTLDEGFKNDMDDAVSIKRRLEAMKQIYDAGIRTVCFIAPVFPGITDFEAIFHQVRNQCDLIWLENLNLRGGFKKDIMDYICKKYPDLVPLYDAIYNKGDRSYFRGLEDQAERLAKENNCPFVDNELPYGRAEPGHPVIVDYFYHEEVRGSENTGRRNQKK; encoded by the coding sequence ATGGCGGAAGTAAAAGAGAGCAGCATTCTGATTCAGGATGTAGAAACCAAAAATATTATGACAAAATCCTCCCTGCCGGTGGGCGGCTATTCTGTCAATCCTTATGTGGGCTGTACCCATGGCTGCAAATACTGCTACGCCTCGTTTATGAAGCGATTTACCGGGCACACCGAACCGTGGGGGACATTTCTGGATGTGAAACATTGGCCAGCAATCAAAAATCCGCAAAAATACAAAGGACAGCGCGTAGTCATCGGTTCAGTGACCGATGGCTATCTGCCCCAGGAGGCTCAGTTTCAGAACACCCGAAAGCTTCTTGAACAGCTCCGGGGCAGTGAGGCAGAAATTCTCATCTGTACCAAGTCAGACTTGGTAATCCGTGACATCGACCTTCTGAAAAAATTGGGAAAGGTCACGGTCTCTTGGTCGATCAATACATTGGACGAAGGCTTTAAAAATGATATGGACGATGCCGTCAGCATCAAGCGACGGCTGGAGGCCATGAAGCAGATCTATGATGCGGGCATTCGCACCGTCTGCTTTATTGCACCTGTCTTTCCGGGTATCACGGATTTTGAGGCTATCTTCCATCAGGTCAGAAATCAATGCGACCTGATATGGTTAGAAAATCTAAACCTGCGAGGCGGATTCAAAAAAGACATCATGGACTATATTTGTAAAAAATATCCTGACTTGGTTCCGCTGTACGACGCTATCTACAACAAGGGAGACAGAAGCTACTTCCGTGGTTTGGAGGATCAAGCGGAACGGCTGGCGAAAGAAAACAACTGTCCCTTCGTGGACAACGAGCTGCCCTACGGACGAGCAGAGCCTGGGCACCCGGTCATTGTGGATTACTTTTACCATGAGGAAGTGCGTGGCTCGGAAAACACCGGGCGACGCAACCAAAAAAAATAA
- a CDS encoding YfbM family protein — translation MSRLGMLYALNEEDVKKLRSVPEEERYEYMLEEIEEALIGSPRSCELDKAWEGIQYCLGGGQWNEDNCIPTNIVFGGEVLVETDDEIITLKNHQDVRDIVEYLHQNKLQEIIQKNFWNIDDENFMYKNDDGLEHTLGWSEEILAFYENALKENCQVIFTVDF, via the coding sequence ATGTCAAGATTAGGTATGCTTTATGCACTGAACGAAGAAGATGTAAAAAAACTTCGCTCTGTGCCAGAAGAAGAACGATATGAATATATGTTGGAAGAAATAGAAGAAGCCTTAATCGGAAGTCCGCGCAGTTGTGAATTAGATAAAGCATGGGAGGGTATTCAGTATTGCTTAGGTGGTGGACAATGGAATGAAGATAATTGCATCCCGACTAATATTGTCTTTGGCGGAGAAGTTTTGGTAGAAACGGATGATGAAATTATTACATTGAAAAATCATCAAGATGTCAGAGATATTGTTGAATATCTTCATCAGAATAAATTGCAAGAAATAATACAAAAGAACTTTTGGAATATTGATGATGAAAATTTTATGTATAAAAACGATGATGGATTAGAACACACTTTAGGTTGGAGCGAAGAAATTCTTGCTTTTTACGAAAACGCACTGAAAGAAAATTGCCAAGTGATTTTTACTGTTGACTTTTAA
- a CDS encoding plasmid mobilization protein: MRKRYNTPHRSRVVKTRMTEEEYAEFAERLSACNMSQAEFIRQAITGAAIRPIITVSPVNDELLAAVGKLTAEYGRIGGNLNQIARTLNEWHSPYPQLAGEVRAAVSDLAALKFEVLQKVGDAVGNIQTYQL; encoded by the coding sequence ATGCGAAAACGATACAACACGCCGCACCGCAGCCGGGTAGTCAAGACACGCATGACCGAGGAAGAATACGCCGAGTTTGCGGAAAGGCTTTCTGCCTGCAACATGAGCCAAGCCGAGTTTATCCGGCAAGCCATAACCGGGGCAGCCATACGCCCCATCATAACCGTTTCCCCCGTCAATGACGAGCTGCTTGCCGCTGTCGGGAAGCTGACCGCCGAATACGGCAGGATCGGCGGCAACTTAAACCAGATAGCCCGGACGCTGAACGAGTGGCACAGCCCCTACCCGCAGCTTGCCGGGGAGGTACGGGCGGCGGTTTCCGACCTTGCTGCCCTAAAGTTTGAAGTCTTGCAGAAAGTGGGTGACGCTGTTGGCAACATTCAAACATATCAGCTCTAA
- a CDS encoding relaxase/mobilization nuclease domain-containing protein produces MATFKHISSKNADYGAAEAYLTFEHDEFTMKPTLDENGRLIPREDYRISSLNCGGDDFAVACMRANLRYEKNQKREDVKSHHYIISFDPRDGTDNGLTVDRAQELGEQFCKEHFPGHQALICTHPDGHNHSGNIHVHIVINSLRIYEVPLLPYMDRPADTREGCKHRCTNAAMEYFKSEVMEMCHREGLYQIDLLSGSKERITEREYWAAKKGQLALDKENAAREAAGQPTKPTKFETDKAKLRRTIRQALSQATSFDEFSSLLLREGVTVKESRGRLSYLTPDRTKPITARKLGDDFDKATVLALLTQNARRAAEQTKAIPEYPAAVKKPSQGEKTTKTTPADNTLQRMVDREAKRAEGKGVGYDRWAAKYNLKQMAATVTAYQQYGFSSPEKLDEACSAAYTAMRESLTELKQVEKTLDGKKELQRQVLAYSKTRPVRDGLKQQKNAKAKAAYRQKHESDFIIADAAARYFRENGISKLPSYKALQAEIETLIKEKNSGYNDYRAKREEYRRLQTVKGNIDQILRRERKPVKRQEQER; encoded by the coding sequence TTGGCAACATTCAAACATATCAGCTCTAAAAATGCCGACTATGGCGCAGCGGAAGCCTACCTCACATTTGAGCATGACGAGTTTACCATGAAGCCCACCCTTGATGAAAACGGGCGGCTGATACCGAGAGAGGATTACCGCATTTCTTCCCTCAACTGCGGGGGCGATGATTTCGCCGTTGCCTGTATGCGAGCCAATCTCCGCTATGAGAAAAACCAAAAACGGGAAGATGTGAAAAGCCACCACTATATCATCAGCTTTGACCCACGGGACGGGACAGACAACGGCTTGACCGTAGACCGGGCGCAGGAGCTGGGCGAGCAGTTCTGCAAGGAGCATTTTCCCGGACACCAAGCCCTAATCTGCACCCACCCGGACGGGCATAACCACAGCGGCAATATCCATGTGCATATCGTCATCAACTCCCTGCGGATTTATGAAGTCCCGCTTCTGCCCTACATGGACAGACCAGCCGATACACGGGAGGGCTGCAAGCACCGCTGCACCAACGCCGCTATGGAATATTTCAAGAGTGAAGTCATGGAGATGTGCCACCGGGAGGGGCTTTACCAAATCGACCTCCTAAGCGGCAGCAAGGAACGGATAACGGAACGGGAATACTGGGCGGCAAAGAAAGGGCAGCTTGCCCTTGATAAAGAGAACGCCGCCAGAGAAGCCGCCGGACAGCCGACCAAGCCCACCAAGTTTGAAACGGACAAGGCGAAGCTGCGCCGGACGATACGGCAGGCACTTTCCCAAGCTACCAGCTTTGACGAGTTTTCTTCCCTTTTGCTGCGTGAGGGTGTGACTGTCAAGGAGAGCCGGGGGCGGCTTTCCTACCTCACGCCGGACAGGACAAAGCCTATCACAGCCCGGAAGCTGGGGGACGATTTTGACAAGGCTACTGTCCTTGCCCTGCTTACACAGAACGCCCGCAGAGCCGCCGAACAGACCAAAGCCATACCCGAATACCCTGCCGCAGTTAAAAAGCCGTCACAAGGGGAAAAAACCACAAAAACCACACCGGCAGACAACACCTTGCAGCGCATGGTTGACCGGGAAGCCAAGCGAGCCGAGGGCAAGGGCGTGGGCTATGACCGCTGGGCGGCAAAGTACAATCTAAAGCAAATGGCGGCTACCGTTACCGCCTACCAGCAGTACGGCTTTTCTTCCCCGGAGAAACTGGACGAAGCCTGTTCTGCCGCCTATACCGCCATGCGGGAAAGCCTTACAGAGCTGAAGCAGGTGGAAAAGACGCTGGACGGGAAAAAGGAGCTGCAACGGCAGGTGCTTGCCTATTCCAAGACCCGCCCTGTCCGGGACGGGCTGAAACAGCAGAAAAACGCCAAAGCAAAAGCAGCCTACCGACAGAAGCACGAAAGCGACTTTATCATAGCAGACGCAGCCGCCCGTTATTTCAGGGAGAACGGCATTTCCAAGCTGCCAAGCTATAAAGCCCTGCAAGCAGAGATTGAAACCCTTATCAAAGAGAAAAACAGCGGCTACAACGATTACCGGGCAAAACGGGAGGAATACCGCCGCTTACAGACCGTCAAGGGCAATATCGACCAGATTTTACGCCGGGAGCGCAAGCCTGTGAAAAGGCAGGAACAGGAGCGATAA
- a CDS encoding phage replisome organizer N-terminal domain-containing protein — protein MADNRKYYYLKLKENFFDSDSIVLLEDMKDGILYSNILLKLYLKSLKNGGKLQLDEHIPYTAQMIATLTRHQIGTVERALEIFRQLGLVEQLDSGAFYMTDIELMIGQSSTEAERKRAARLENKALLPPRTKGGHLSDIRPPEIEIELEKEKEIEKEREGETGHPAPAAYGRYNNVILTDTELSGLKTELPDKWEYYIDRLSCHIASTGKQYHSHAATIYKWAQEDAAKGKAAPKQGIPDYSCKEGESL, from the coding sequence ATGGCAGATAACCGCAAGTATTACTACCTCAAGCTGAAAGAGAACTTTTTTGACAGCGACTCCATTGTGCTGCTGGAAGATATGAAAGACGGGATTTTATATTCCAATATCCTCTTGAAGCTGTACTTAAAATCGCTGAAAAACGGCGGGAAGTTACAGCTTGACGAGCATATCCCCTACACAGCGCAGATGATAGCAACACTGACCCGCCACCAGATAGGGACGGTTGAGAGGGCTTTAGAGATTTTCCGGCAGTTGGGGCTTGTGGAGCAGCTTGACAGCGGGGCTTTCTATATGACCGATATTGAGCTGATGATAGGACAGTCCTCTACCGAAGCCGAGAGGAAACGGGCTGCAAGGCTGGAAAACAAGGCACTTTTACCGCCCCGGACAAAAGGCGGACATTTGTCCGACATTCGTCCACCAGAGATAGAGATAGAGTTAGAGAAAGAGAAAGAGATAGAAAAAGAGAGAGAGGGAGAAACGGGACACCCCGCCCCCGCTGCTTATGGCAGATACAACAATGTGATACTGACCGATACAGAGCTTTCCGGGCTGAAAACAGAGCTGCCCGACAAGTGGGAGTATTATATTGACCGGCTTTCCTGCCATATCGCTTCCACCGGGAAACAGTACCACAGCCATGCAGCCACCATTTACAAGTGGGCGCAGGAGGACGCTGCCAAAGGCAAGGCTGCCCCGAAACAGGGCATACCCGATTATTCATGCAAGGAGGGCGAGAGCTTATGA
- a CDS encoding ATP-binding protein codes for MKNEIEAMITDITTTTAEAEDYTGEDGLLYCGKCHTPKEAYFAEGKTCFGRDRHPTDCDCQRAAREKQQAAESRQKHLEKVEDLKRRGFTDPAMRNWTFEHDNGRNPQTETARFYVESWETMQAENIGYLFWGGVGTGKSYLAACIANALMEKEVAVCMTNFATILGDLAASFEGRNEYISRLCSYPLLILDDFGMERGTEYGLEQVYSVIDSRYRSGKPLIATTNLTLEELQHPQDTPHARIYDRLTSMCAPVRFTGSNFRKETAQEKLERLKQLMKQRKESL; via the coding sequence ATGAAAAACGAGATTGAAGCTATGATTACGGACATTACAACTACTACCGCCGAAGCGGAGGACTACACAGGCGAGGACGGGCTTTTATACTGCGGCAAGTGCCATACGCCCAAAGAAGCCTACTTTGCAGAGGGAAAGACCTGTTTCGGGCGTGACCGCCACCCAACAGACTGCGACTGCCAGCGGGCAGCCCGTGAAAAGCAGCAAGCCGCCGAAAGCCGACAGAAGCACCTTGAAAAAGTGGAGGACTTGAAACGCCGGGGCTTTACCGACCCTGCTATGCGGAACTGGACATTTGAGCATGACAACGGCAGAAACCCACAGACCGAAACCGCCCGCTTTTATGTGGAGAGCTGGGAAACCATGCAGGCTGAAAATATCGGCTACCTGTTCTGGGGCGGTGTGGGGACAGGAAAAAGCTACCTTGCCGCCTGTATCGCCAACGCCCTTATGGAAAAAGAGGTTGCCGTCTGCATGACAAACTTTGCAACGATACTGGGTGACCTTGCCGCCAGCTTTGAGGGCAGGAACGAATATATTTCCCGCCTTTGCAGCTACCCGCTGCTGATACTTGATGATTTTGGCATGGAGCGAGGGACAGAGTACGGGCTGGAACAGGTTTACAGCGTGATTGACAGCCGTTACCGAAGCGGCAAGCCGCTGATCGCCACGACCAACCTCACGCTGGAGGAATTGCAGCACCCGCAGGACACGCCCCACGCCCGTATCTATGACAGGCTGACTTCCATGTGCGCCCCCGTCCGTTTCACGGGCAGCAACTTCCGAAAGGAAACCGCACAGGAAAAGCTGGAACGCTTAAAGCAACTGATGAAGCAGCGAAAGGAGAGCCTATGA
- a CDS encoding transposon-encoded TnpW family protein: MTETKQTSTTKTDRRPDCVTEIRMGNSVLTVSGFFKQGATDTAADKMMKVLEAEAATQKTAI; encoded by the coding sequence ATGACAGAAACGAAACAGACAAGCACCACCAAAACAGACCGCCGCCCGGACTGTGTAACGGAAATCCGCATGGGCAATTCCGTCCTTACCGTTTCCGGCTTCTTCAAGCAGGGCGCAACCGATACCGCAGCCGACAAGATGATGAAAGTGCTGGAAGCGGAGGCTGCTACACAAAAAACGGCGATTTGA